From a single Apium graveolens cultivar Ventura chromosome 2, ASM990537v1, whole genome shotgun sequence genomic region:
- the LOC141687203 gene encoding uncharacterized protein LOC141687203 produces the protein MTLEFGNPDLEGLKFPQDDPLVITPIIENYPVMRVLVDNGASVDILFHDTFIRMGYDDSQLTPSDAHIYGFNHVEFKVEGAIQLPVTIGEEPMEATQMLNFQVVKAASTYNAIMGRTGIHAFKAVPSTYHMVLKIPTRNDVGEAKGNQKMARSCYVATLRPDGTGGQVLPIEDMDVRENDEL, from the coding sequence ATGACGCTTGAATTTGGTAACccagaccttgaaggtttgaaattcCCTCAGGATGATCCTCTGGTTATCACTCCGATAATTGAAAATTATCCTGTTATGAGGGTCCTAGTGGACAATGGAGCTTCCGTGGACATTCTGTTCCATGACACATTCATAAGGATGGGATACGATGATTCTCAGTTAACTCCATCTGACGCACACATCTACGGGTTTAACCATGTGGAATTCAAAGTTGAAGGAGCAATACAACTTCCCGTAACTATCGGGGAGGAGCCCATGGAGGCCACGCAGATGTTAAATTTTCAGGTTGTCAAGGCAGCCTctacttacaatgctatcatgggtagAACAGGGATCCATGCTTTTAAGGCTGTACCCTCAACCTACCACATGGTACTGAAAATCCCAACTAGGAATGATGTTGGAGAAGCGAAAGGAAATCAGAAAATGGCCCGTAGTTGCTATGTTGCAACACTTAGGCCCGATGGAACCGGGGGGCAGGTCCTccccatagaagacatg